The following are encoded in a window of Campylobacter concisus ATCC 51562 genomic DNA:
- a CDS encoding TRAP transporter small permease subunit — protein MQKVEKFFDKVGDIVGYICMFIMALMIIDVFFNVVARYFFSYGNVAFQELEWHFFAVIFLLGMSYALKEDAHVRVDIFYAKFSPKNKALVNMIGTVIFVIPFALLVSNLSFEFVSDAYTSAEASADPGGLTHRWIIKALIPFSFYLLVFFAIGFFIRNFNLYKKAKKGE, from the coding sequence ATGCAAAAAGTTGAGAAATTTTTTGATAAGGTCGGCGATATAGTCGGCTATATTTGCATGTTTATTATGGCTTTGATGATAATAGACGTCTTTTTTAACGTTGTGGCAAGATACTTTTTCTCTTATGGAAACGTTGCATTTCAGGAGCTTGAGTGGCATTTTTTTGCTGTAATATTTTTGCTTGGCATGAGCTATGCATTAAAAGAAGATGCACATGTTAGAGTTGATATCTTTTATGCTAAATTTTCACCAAAAAATAAAGCTCTTGTAAATATGATAGGAACTGTTATTTTTGTAATTCCATTTGCACTTTTAGTTTCAAATTTATCGTTTGAATTTGTGAGTGATGCTTATACTTCAGCTGAAGCTAGTGCGGATCCAGGCGGTCTTACTCACAGATGGATCATAAAAGCACTTATTCCTTTTTCTTTTTATCTACTTGTATTTTTTGCGATCGGCTTTTTTATAAGAAATTTTAATCTTTACAAAAAAGCTAAAAAGGGGGAATAA
- a CDS encoding biotin/lipoyl-containing protein, with translation MAKKFIDVMDTTFRDGFQSVYGARVLMNDFLPALEAAKEAGIEHFEFGGGARFQSLYFYLNEDAFAMMDKFRSIVGPKANLQTLSRGVNTVTLDTGSRELIDLHAKLFKKHGTTTIRNFDALNDVENLKYSGERIAHHGLKHEVVVTMMDLPSGCVGAHDVKFYEKILREILDANIPYHSVCFKDASGTSSPQKVYETIKMARKLLPEKTHIRLHTHETAGVSVACYLAALEAGVDGIDLAASPVSGGTSQPDILTMLHAVKGKNYDLGGLDVEKILKYESVLNDCLKEYFLPPEAVQVSPLIPFSPMPGGALTANTQMMRDNNILDKFPEVILAMREVVQKGGYGTSVTPVSQFYFQQAFNNVMFGKWKKIAEGYGKMVLGYFGKTPVTPDKEIIKLASEQLGLKPTTKHAVDIADKDESKSLAHVKEILKQNNIKTTEENIFIAAACKEKGIAFLKGEAKVNVRKIDPNAKANEGRQTQSGRYSVVVNGSRYNVEVSEGFNDSIQVKSITEVEGKSVKNAKSAAAGATANDIVASLPGAVHKILVSPGDIVKKGQAVVVLEAMKMEIEVKAPKDGVIGSIEVSKGQSVANNQVVAKFK, from the coding sequence ATGGCGAAGAAATTTATCGATGTTATGGATACGACCTTTAGAGATGGCTTTCAGTCAGTTTATGGCGCCAGAGTGCTTATGAACGACTTTTTGCCTGCGCTTGAAGCGGCCAAAGAGGCTGGCATAGAGCATTTTGAATTTGGTGGCGGAGCGAGATTTCAAAGCCTTTATTTTTACCTAAATGAAGACGCTTTTGCGATGATGGATAAATTTAGAAGTATCGTAGGACCAAAAGCAAATCTTCAAACCCTAAGCAGGGGCGTAAATACCGTCACACTTGATACTGGCAGCCGTGAGCTAATCGACCTTCACGCAAAACTTTTCAAAAAACATGGAACCACCACTATTAGAAATTTTGACGCACTAAATGACGTTGAAAATTTAAAATATTCAGGAGAGAGGATCGCTCATCACGGACTAAAGCATGAAGTTGTAGTTACGATGATGGATCTGCCTAGTGGCTGTGTGGGAGCTCATGATGTTAAATTTTATGAGAAAATTTTAAGAGAAATTTTAGATGCAAATATCCCATATCACAGCGTTTGCTTTAAAGATGCAAGCGGCACAAGTAGCCCACAAAAGGTCTATGAAACCATAAAAATGGCTAGAAAGCTGCTGCCAGAAAAAACTCACATCAGACTCCACACTCATGAAACTGCAGGCGTAAGTGTGGCCTGCTATCTTGCAGCGCTTGAAGCCGGCGTTGATGGCATAGATCTAGCCGCAAGCCCAGTAAGTGGTGGTACAAGTCAGCCAGATATCTTAACTATGCTTCACGCAGTAAAAGGCAAAAACTACGATCTTGGCGGACTTGACGTGGAGAAAATTTTAAAATATGAAAGCGTTTTGAATGATTGCTTAAAAGAGTATTTCTTGCCACCTGAGGCCGTACAAGTAAGCCCACTCATACCATTTTCACCGATGCCTGGTGGCGCGCTTACAGCAAATACCCAGATGATGAGAGATAATAATATCTTAGATAAATTTCCAGAGGTTATCCTTGCGATGCGTGAAGTGGTGCAAAAGGGTGGATACGGTACTTCAGTGACCCCTGTTAGCCAGTTTTACTTCCAACAAGCATTTAATAATGTGATGTTTGGCAAGTGGAAAAAGATCGCCGAGGGATACGGCAAAATGGTGCTTGGCTACTTTGGTAAGACCCCAGTTACGCCTGATAAAGAGATCATTAAGCTTGCAAGCGAGCAGCTAGGCTTAAAACCAACTACAAAACACGCAGTTGATATAGCCGATAAAGATGAGAGCAAGTCGCTTGCTCATGTAAAAGAAATTCTAAAGCAAAACAATATAAAAACTACCGAAGAAAATATATTTATAGCAGCTGCTTGTAAAGAAAAAGGCATCGCATTTTTAAAAGGTGAAGCCAAAGTAAATGTAAGAAAGATCGATCCAAATGCTAAAGCAAACGAGGGCAGACAAACTCAAAGTGGTAGATATAGTGTCGTCGTAAATGGTAGCCGCTACAATGTCGAAGTGAGCGAAGGCTTTAACGATAGTATCCAAGTAAAATCAATCACTGAAGTTGAAGGCAAGAGCGTAAAAAATGCCAAAAGTGCAGCAGCAGGCGCAACAGCAAATGATATCGTTGCTAGCTTGCCAGGCGCTGTGCATAAAATTTTAGTAAGTCCTGGCGATATCGTCAAAAAAGGGCAAGCTGTAGTCGTGCTTGAAGCAATGAAGATGGAGATAGAGGTCAAAGCCCCAAAAGATGGTGTGATAGGCTCTATAGAGGTTAGCAAAGGTCAAAGCGTCGCGAACAATCAAGTGGTGGCTAAATTTAAATAA
- a CDS encoding sodium-dependent transporter: MAKEQFSKIGYVLAVAGSAVGLGNAWKFPYMVGENGGSAFVILYLLITFLVGIPIFMAELSIGKLSESDSVNAFRKLANKNKNLWQLVGILAMVTAAIISSYYIVIIGWVFKYFTLSFTGLPNDIESSKVIFNELLTHGLGEQTLYFVIAFVACFFILSKGVKSGIEKLNVWMMPSLFIMVLIMLIFSMTMNGFTKSAEFLLVPDFSKISFNSLLLALGLAFWTLSLGMAAIITYSASLSDDTNLATSTLSIVFINIVLAIMMGLVIFTFIFEFGAEPSQGPGLVFISLPTLFAKLGVIGQILAVAFFAALIFAGITSAISIVEPFVFFLIREYGISRIKALSIVGAGVFVLGFLCLLSNIENVGDKFMLFGKNFFDFLDFTASNVLLPISGIGGAIFVGYFMKREALYVLFSPYMSDFVFSAWYFLLRYVAPVCVFIIMINKLFF, translated from the coding sequence ATGGCAAAAGAACAGTTTTCTAAAATAGGTTATGTTTTAGCAGTTGCAGGATCAGCTGTTGGACTTGGAAATGCATGGAAATTTCCATATATGGTCGGTGAAAATGGCGGATCAGCATTTGTTATTTTATATCTTTTGATAACGTTTTTAGTTGGCATACCTATCTTTATGGCAGAGCTAAGTATTGGCAAACTTAGTGAGAGCGATAGTGTAAATGCCTTTAGAAAGTTGGCGAATAAAAATAAAAATTTATGGCAGCTGGTTGGAATTTTAGCTATGGTAACCGCAGCTATAATCTCATCTTACTACATCGTGATCATCGGTTGGGTCTTTAAGTATTTCACACTATCTTTTACCGGTCTTCCAAACGATATAGAAAGTTCAAAAGTAATATTTAACGAGCTTCTTACACATGGTCTTGGCGAGCAGACACTTTATTTTGTTATAGCATTTGTAGCTTGCTTTTTTATCCTTTCAAAAGGAGTGAAAAGTGGCATTGAAAAGCTAAATGTTTGGATGATGCCAAGCCTATTTATCATGGTTTTAATCATGCTTATTTTTTCTATGACGATGAATGGCTTTACAAAATCGGCTGAGTTTTTACTTGTTCCTGACTTTAGCAAAATTTCATTTAACTCGCTCTTGCTTGCTCTTGGGCTTGCTTTTTGGACACTATCTCTTGGTATGGCAGCGATCATTACATATTCAGCTAGCTTAAGTGATGATACAAATTTAGCTACTTCTACGCTAAGTATCGTTTTTATAAACATCGTCTTAGCCATCATGATGGGTCTTGTTATCTTTACATTTATATTTGAATTTGGTGCCGAGCCGTCTCAAGGACCAGGACTTGTCTTTATCTCGCTTCCAACGCTCTTTGCTAAGCTTGGTGTGATAGGTCAAATTTTAGCTGTGGCATTTTTTGCAGCACTTATCTTTGCTGGCATTACTTCAGCTATCTCTATCGTAGAGCCGTTTGTATTTTTCTTGATCAGAGAGTATGGCATTAGCAGGATAAAAGCTCTTAGCATAGTTGGAGCCGGTGTTTTTGTTTTAGGATTTTTATGTCTTTTATCAAATATAGAAAATGTTGGCGACAAATTTATGCTCTTTGGTAAAAATTTCTTTGATTTTCTTGACTTTACCGCTTCAAATGTTCTGCTTCCAATTAGTGGTATAGGTGGAGCGATATTTGTTGGATATTTTATGAAAAGAGAAGCACTTTATGTGCTATTTAGTCCATATATGAGCGACTTTGTATTTAGTGCGTGGTATTTTTTATTAAGATATGTGGCGCCAGTTTGCGTCTTTATCATCATGATAAATAAATTGTTTTTTTAA
- a CDS encoding TRAP transporter large permease produces the protein MAGLIMFIAALLMLGIGFPVAFTFGAVSMIFGMIGSIVESIGDGDGLLGSIEVFKDMFNFMPYRIFSIMESRIFIAVPLFVFMGVVLQKSKLAERLLESMGMLFGEIRGGIAISTILVGALLAASTGVVGASVVAMGVISLPVMLKYKYDQALGCGTICAAGTLGQIIPPSIVLIILGDIFSVPVGELFHQAIIPGLTLVAVYIIYILIVAYLKPDTAPVVKDESGVSKFKQIMRALIAIFPPLLLVICVLGSIFAGIATPTESSAFGCVGAIILAIFYRTFSFSMIKEALVESVKTTALVFAILVGATAFSMVFSYTGGDEIVEKFMTNLPGEKWGFIIFSMVVIFVLGFFIDFVEISYIVLPILVPIAAKLGINPIYLAILVAMNLQTSFLTPPFGFSLFFLRSVAPAEIKTTAIYKGVVPYIFIQLAVLVFFCVFLMELKPMLDASHGGLLNFLLSLFK, from the coding sequence ATGGCTGGTTTGATAATGTTTATAGCCGCACTTTTGATGCTAGGCATTGGTTTTCCAGTAGCCTTTACCTTTGGTGCGGTTTCGATGATATTTGGCATGATTGGTAGTATTGTTGAGAGTATTGGAGACGGAGACGGACTACTTGGAAGTATCGAAGTTTTCAAAGATATGTTTAACTTCATGCCTTATAGAATTTTCTCTATAATGGAGAGTAGAATTTTTATAGCAGTTCCACTTTTTGTCTTTATGGGCGTTGTGCTTCAAAAGTCAAAACTAGCTGAGAGGTTACTTGAGAGCATGGGCATGCTTTTTGGAGAAATTCGTGGAGGCATTGCTATTAGCACTATCTTGGTTGGAGCACTTCTTGCAGCTTCAACCGGTGTTGTAGGTGCAAGTGTCGTTGCAATGGGCGTTATAAGCTTACCTGTTATGTTAAAGTATAAATACGACCAAGCGCTAGGTTGTGGTACTATATGTGCCGCTGGTACGCTTGGACAGATTATTCCACCTTCTATCGTGCTGATTATTTTGGGTGATATATTTTCAGTGCCAGTTGGTGAGCTTTTTCATCAAGCCATCATCCCAGGACTCACGCTAGTAGCAGTTTATATCATTTATATTTTGATTGTTGCTTATTTGAAACCAGATACTGCACCGGTAGTAAAAGATGAGAGCGGTGTTAGTAAATTTAAGCAGATCATGAGAGCACTAATCGCTATCTTTCCGCCGCTTTTGCTGGTTATTTGCGTGTTGGGCTCTATATTTGCAGGTATCGCTACACCAACTGAAAGTTCAGCTTTTGGCTGCGTTGGAGCCATTATTTTAGCTATTTTTTATAGGACATTTTCATTTTCTATGATAAAAGAGGCATTGGTAGAAAGTGTAAAAACTACAGCACTTGTCTTTGCCATACTTGTTGGTGCGACAGCTTTTTCTATGGTATTTAGTTACACTGGTGGAGATGAGATTGTTGAAAAATTTATGACAAATTTACCAGGCGAGAAGTGGGGCTTTATCATTTTTAGCATGGTTGTCATCTTTGTGCTTGGCTTTTTTATCGACTTTGTTGAAATTTCATATATTGTGCTTCCTATTTTGGTACCAATAGCTGCAAAGCTTGGTATAAATCCAATTTATCTAGCAATCTTAGTTGCGATGAATTTGCAAACTTCGTTCCTAACACCACCATTTGGTTTTAGCTTATTTTTCCTAAGGTCAGTCGCACCAGCTGAGATAAAAACGACTGCTATTTATAAAGGCGTTGTGCCTTATATTTTTATTCAGCTTGCTGTACTTGTATTTTTCTGCGTCTTTCTAATGGAATTAAAGCCAATGCTTGATGCGAGCCACGGCGGATTATTAAACTTCTTACTCTCACTTTTTAAATGA